The following coding sequences are from one Triticum dicoccoides isolate Atlit2015 ecotype Zavitan chromosome 4A, WEW_v2.0, whole genome shotgun sequence window:
- the LOC119285225 gene encoding 17.9 kDa class I heat shock protein encodes MSLIRRSNVFDPFSLDFFDPFDGFPFGSGSNSSGSLVPRTSSDTAAFAGARIDWKETPEAHVFKADVPGLKKEEVKVEVEDGNILQISGERNKEQEEKTDTWHRVERSSGKFLRRFRLPENAKAEQVKASMENGVLTVTVPKEEAKKPEVKSIQISG; translated from the coding sequence ATGTCGCTGATCCGTCGCAGCAACGTGTTCGACCCCTTCTCCCTCGACTTCTTCGACCCCTTCGACGGCTTCCCTTTCGGCTCCGGCAGCAACAGCAGCGGCAGCCTCGTCCCGCGCACCTCCTCGGACACGGCGGCCTTCGCGGGCGCGCGCATCGACTGGAAGGAGACGCCCGAGGCGCACGTGTTCAAGGCGGACGTGCCGGGACTGAAGAAGGAGGAGGTGaaggtggaggtggaggacggcAACATCCTCCAGATCAGCGGCGAGCGGAACAAGGAGCAGGAGGAGAAGACCGACACCTGGCATCGCGTGGAGCGCAGCAGCGGCAAGTTCCTGCGCAGGTTCCGGCTCCCGGAGAACGCCAAGGCGGAGCAGGTGAAGGCGTCCATGGAGAACGGCGTGCTCACCGTCACCGTGCCCAAGGAGGAGGCCAAGAAGCCCGAGGTCAAGTCCATCCAGATCTCCGGCTAG